The following are encoded in a window of Castanea sativa cultivar Marrone di Chiusa Pesio chromosome 5, ASM4071231v1 genomic DNA:
- the LOC142634104 gene encoding transcription factor MYB15-like has protein sequence MVRASFYDKNGLKKGAWTPEEDDKLRSFIQRYGHSNWYKLPKLAGLSRCGKSCRLRWLNYLYPDVKRGNFTNGEEDLIIKLHEEAGNKWSMIAKHLPRRTDNEIKNHWHTHLKKHVKQNPKKSEVKEQFNETSPCKAKKNRESEKESLHASASSHQTLESSPLSTELSSSEHFSLRYDHPPVTGINWAEEDCLTSFETFEDTFGDFWTEPFVADNTNIPDEFPISPYILYHDDIDLFDQVMQELPKN, from the exons atggtgAGAGCCTCCTTCTATGACAAAAATGGACTGAAGAAAGGTGCATGGACTCCAGAAGAAGATGATAAGCTAAGAAGTTTTATTCAGAGATATGGCCACTCAAATTGGTACAAACTTCCCAAGCTTGCCG GTTTATCAAGGTGCGGCAAGAGTTGCAGGCTGCGATGGTTGAACTACCTCTATCCAGATGTAAAACGTGGAAACTTCACCAATGGAGAAGAGGATTTAATCATCAAGTTACATGAAGAAGCTGGAAacaa ATGGTCTATGATTGCCAAGCATTTACCCAGACGAACAGACAATGAGATAAAGAACCATTGGCACACGCACCTAAAGAAGCATGTAaagcaaaatccaaaaaaatctGAGGTGAAGGAGCAATTTAATGAAACTTCCCCATGCAAAGCcaagaaaaatagagaatcaGAAAAGGAAAGCCTTCATGCCAGTGCTTCCTCTCACCAAACCTTAGAAAGCTCTCCCTTGTCCACAGAACTATCTTCCTCTGAACACTTCTCTTTGAGATATGATCATCCACCTGTAACTGGCATAAATTGGGCTGAAGAAGACTGTCTTACTTCATTCGAAACATTTGAAGACACCTTTGGAGACTTTTGGACTGAACCATTTGTAGCAGACAACACGAATATCCCAGATGAGTTTCCAATATCTCCATATATTTTATACCATGATGACATAGACTTGTTTGACCAAGTGATGCAGGAATTGCCAAAAAACTAA